The sequence CGCGTTCGCGGCCTCGACGAACTCGGGCAGGTCATCGAAGAAGGCGGCTTCGTGGGGCGCGCAGCCCAGGCGCTCCAGGGCGAGCTGGTAGAAGGTGGGCTCCGGCTTCACGTGCCCCTCCTCACAGCTGAGCAGCACTGCGTCGAAGCGCTCGAGCAGGGGCAGCTGGGGCCGCAGGTACGCCATGTGGAGCTTGTTGGTGTTGGACAGCAGCGCCAGCTTCACCCGCCCCACCAGCCCCTCCACGCGGGGCAGCACCGACGCGTGCACGGTGAAGTGGCAGTTCCACAGCGGGAAGAACTCCTCCATGGGCACCTCCACCCCGAGCGAGGTGCACACGTCCCGGCGGATGCCCTCTGCGTCCAGCAAGCCCCGGTTGGCCGCCGTCCAGCCCGCGCCCGTGAGCCGCTGCGCTACCTCCGGTCCCGAGAGCCCCACGCGCTGCCCCAGCCGCAGGAACAATCGCGCGTTGTCGTGGAACACGAGGACGTTGCCCAGATCGAGGATGATCGCTCGTGGCGGAGTCATGGGCCACTTCTACGAGATGCGGTAGCTGCGCGCCACCTGCTGCATCTGCTCGGACACCTCTTGCAGCGCGTGCGTGGCCTTGGTGGTGGCCTGCAGGCTGAGCACCGTCTCGTTCATCATCGCGGACAGGTCCGTCACCGCGCCGAAGATCTGCGCGATGCCCGCGTTCTGCTGGCTCACCGAGGCGGCGATCTGCCGCACCGCCGCCGAGTTGTCCTGGGTGATGGTGGTCAGCTCCCGGAGGTTGCTGCCGCTGGCGCGCACCTGCTCCAGGCCCTCTTCCATGCGCATGTAGCCCAGCTCTGTCATCTTCGCCGCCGAGAGCATGGCCTGGCTGATGTCGCCGAGGATGTCCCGCACGCGCTCGGTGGCCTGGATGGACTGATCCGCCAGCGAGCGGATCTCCCGCGCCACCACCGAGAAGCCCTTGCCGTGCTCTCCGCTGCGCACCGCCTCGATGGCCGCGTTGAGCGCCAGCATGTTGGACTGATCCGCCAGCTCTTTCACCGTCTGCGTAATCCCGCCGATCTGCTGGCTGCGCTCGCTGAGCTGGGCGATTCGCAGGGCCATCTGCTCCACCTGGACGCGCAGCTCCTCGAAGCCTCCCAGGCCTCCGGCGAGCGCGGCCTCGCCCAGGCGGCCCACCTCCTCGGCGCGCTCGGCCACGTTCAGCACCATGTCCGCCTTCTCCGCGGCCACCAGCGAGGACTGCCGGATCTCCTGCGCCGTCACCTGCGTCTGCTGGAGCGCGGCGGCCTGGCGGGCGATGTTCCGCTCCTGCTGGCGGTTGGCCTGCTGCAACTCGGACACGGTGTCCTTGAGCACTCGCATGCCGTGCTGGAGTCCCGCCGTCGTCCCGCGCAGGTGCTCCACCATCTTCGCGAAGGCGTTCGCCAGGTCTCCCACCTCATCCCTCCGGTGGCTCGACGGCAGCGGCACGGTCAAGTCCCCCTGCTGGACGATGCGGGCCACCATCTCGCTCAAGGCGCGCAGGGGGCGGGTGATGCGCCGGGCCAACAGGAAAGAGCCCCCCGCCGCCACCGCCGCGAATACCGCCGCCAGCCCAATTCCCAGCACATCCGCCCGGGTCAGCATGCGGTACGCCTCGGAGGGATCCACGCTGGCCACGAACCGCCAGCCGTCTCCCACGTCCCGGAGCTCGGTGCCGTTGGTCACCTCGACGGTCACCAGCCTCACTCCCTGGCGGGCGGCCCCGGCCTTCGAGTTGAAGAGCAGCGTGCCGTCTGGCCGCCGCACCTCGAGCGCGAAGCTGCTCTGGGCGCGCCTCCGGGCGCGGGCCAGCGCGGGCTCTACCACCTTGCCGAGCCGCTCCCAGTCATACGCGGCCAGCAGCACGCCGAGCTTGCGGGGCTCGGTGACACCGTAGACGGGCAGGGCCAGGGGCAGCACCCGCCCATGGAAGGCCGCATCCTCCGCGGCCGTGAACCCCTCGCTCGTCACCTGCTCCTCCTGGGCGGAGCGGAACCACGGGGTGGCGAGCACCTTCAGCTCGCGGCCCTCGAAGGCGGCGCGCAGCTCGGGAGGACTGGAGGCGATGGCCTGGCCTTCCACGTTGAAGAGCACCAGCCCTCGGAAGGTGGGCGAGCGGCGCAGGAAGGAAGCGAGCTCCAGGTCGCTCCGGGCGGAGTCGTTGCGCTCCATCGCCTCGCGCAGGGCGTGATCCTCCGTCCAGGTGCGCACGTCCGCCTCGCGCTCCACCAGCGTGGCTTCGATGAGATCCTTGAGGCCCGCCGCCTCTCGCTCCAGGGAGTCCTGGACCTGCTGCTTCATCCACCGATGGAACTCGGTGGACTCGATCCAGGCAAAGGCGAGCAGTGGCACCGCGGCTACCAGGCTGCAGTAGAGCGTCAGGTGCCCGCGTAGCTTGAGGGTGCCAAGGTGAGGGAGTTTCATGGTGCTCAGGCGCGGGGGGCGGTGGCAGGTCCGCCCCCGGCATGGGTCCGGGACTCCACGTGGAGCCCCGGAGCGTAGCAGAGCCCAGGTCTCTCCCTGCTAGCCCTCCCTAGATTACAGGAACGCGGTTGGGCAGCTCGCGGGCCGGCACGTTGGAGTAGTCCGCATCCAGATCCAGCACCAACCTCTGCAGGACGCGCTTGCTCAATGCCTTGCGCAGCCGGCCGAGGAAGGTGGGAGGAGCCGCGATAATCAGGCGCTCGAAGGTATGACTGTCCACCCCGCGCTCCAGGCGGCCGGCCAACTCCCGGGCGAACCGTTCGTGCTCCAGCTCTTGCCGCGCATCCGGCTCTGTCTCTTCATTCGGGCCGTGGAGGGTGCCTCCGTTGGGATTGTCCCGCTGCTCCTTCAAGTCCCCGTTGTGCGCGCGGCTCTCGTCGTGGCGGAACTCCTCCCGGAGCTGCCAGTCATCGCCACGCTCATCCGCCGAGAACAGCCGCATGCGGCTCGCGTTGCCCACCAGAATCCAGAGCTTGTCTGCCATTCGTCTTCCTCCCTTGTAAGGGAGGGATGCGGAGCGTGGGCGCGCCCGGCAAGCTTGCGGGCGATGGCGGTGCGTGTGTCGGGTGCCGGGGGAGCGACCACACGGGGCCTTTTCCCTGATGGGCTGCCTGGCGTATGCCCAAGGGACCGGGGGCATGGGCCTTGCCGGGGGAGGGCGCATGAGCGAGCTGAGTGAGGCAGCGGCCGCTTGGTTGTCGGGCCGGCTGGGGGAGATGGAGGAGGCGCTGGCGGCACTGGTCGAGGTGAACTCCTTCACGGAGAACCCCGAGGGAGGCCGCAAGGTCGGTGCGCTCCTGCGGGACGTGCTGGCCCTGCCGGGCCTCTTCGCGGAGGTGGTGTTCAGCCGCCGGTATGCGGATCACCTCGTGTTCCGCTCTCGCGGTAAGGAGGGGGTGGCGCCCATCGCTTTGGTGGGACACCTGGATACCGTCTTCCCGCCGGGCAAGTTCGAGGGCTACCGGAAGGATGGCGCGCTGCGCCGGGGCCCCGGGGTGCTGGACATGAAGGGCGGGCTCGTCGTCATCGCCTGGGCCCTCAAGGCGCTGGCCGCCTCGGGAGGTCTGGACGCGATTCCACCGCTGCGGGTGGTGGTGGTGTCCGACGAGGAGGTGGGCTCGCCCGAGGGGGCGAATGTGATCCGCAACGCCATTGGCGGCGCCCAGGCCTGCCTCGTCTTCGAGTCCGGCCGGATGGGAGACGCCATCATCACCCGGCGCAAGGGCACCGGTGCGGTGAAGGCCATCGCACATGGCCGGGCCGCCCACGCGGGCAATGCCCACCAGGAGGGGGCCAATGCGCTGTGGGCCCTGGCTCGGTTCATTGATGGGGTGCAGCAGCTGACGGACTACCCACGAGGTTTGACCGTCAATGTGGGCCGGGTGGTGGGAGGGCAGGGGAAGAACACGGTGCCGGACCAGGCCGAGGCGGATGTGGACCTGCGCTTCTGTACGCGCAAGGAGGGCGAGGAGCTGCTGCAGCGCTTCCACGAGGCCGGGGCCCAGGCCGCCGCAGGTATTCCCGGCACGCGCATCGAGCTGACCGGGGGGGTATCCCGCGAGCCGCTGGAGCGCTCCGAGGCGTCCGCGGCGCTGATGGGGGCGTATGGGGCCTGCGCCCACGTCTCCGGCCTGGGCACTGCCGAGGCCCCGCTGATCGGCGGAGGCTCGGATGCCAGCACCTCGTCCGGGATGGGGATCCCCTCCATTGATGGGCTGGGCCCCCGGGGCAAGGGCTTCCACACCGTGGAGGAGTACATCGAGGTGGATACTTTGATCCCCAAGGCGCAAGCCCTGGCGCGCTTCCTGGCCTCGCGAGGTGCATAACCTGCCCGTTGGGTAATTCCTTGGAAGGGCGCGGCGGGGTAGAACAGAGGGCATGCGTACCTCCGGCGTCCCTCTCCTCGCCCTGCTCGTGCTCGCACTGGCCGCCCCCCCCGCCCTCGCTCAGCAAGACCAGGGTGGGATGGGATTGGATCTCTCGGGAGGTGACACCTCCCAGGAGCAAGACACCTCCACCGGGGAGGAGCAGCCCGGACCCATCGGCCTGGACCTGAGCGGAGACACCGCCGGCGCGGAGTTGCTGCCGCGCGTGGTGCTGCTGGGGCTCGACACGCCGGAGCGGGCCGGGGCGGCGCTGGCGCCTCGCTGGCTGAAGGCGCTCTACGTCGCCGTCCGGACCAACGACAAGTGGGTGCTGACCGCTCCGCTGAAAGAGGTGCGCGAGAAGCTGGGGAACGACTACGCGGCGGCGCTGCGCTGCGGGGAGGCCTCGTGCATGGCCGGGCCCGCGGAGTCGCTCGAGGCGGACCTGCTCGTCACCACGCGCCTGGCGCTGGAGGATGACGGGTGGACGCTGCGGCTGTGGGTCTTCGATCGGGACCACAACAAGGTGGAGACGGACTCCGTGTCGGGCCGCTCGCCGAGGGATGCGAAGTTCCAGAAGGCGGGCGCCGATCTGCTGGCGCGCAAAGTCCGGGAGCTGGCCAAGCCGCGCGCCATCCTCCAGGTGAAGGTGAACGTGCCGCAGGCGGTGGTGCGCCTGGGCGACAGGACGCTGGGCGTGGGCAACGTCGAGGCGCGCGTGGCGCCGGGCGAGGTCAACCTCATCGTCGAGGCGGATGAAATGGCCCCGTACTCGAAGACCCTCACCCTCAAGCCGGGCGAGAAGAACCCGGTGAGCGTCTACCTGGAGGCGTCGGGTCCGGCGCCGGACAGCCCCACGGAGGTGGCTGCGGGAGCGACGAAGAGGAACGAGGGGTCCTCGAAGTCCACCGTGTTCCGCCGGCCCGCGCTCTACACGATGGTGCTGGGCGTGATTGCGATGGGGGCGGGCGTCATGGTGGGGATGCAGGCCAAGAAGATCGCCGACCGGGCCCCGGATGCGGATGGCAACGGCATCGCGGACATCACCCGGGCCGAGCGCCTGCAGGGGCGTGACAAGGCCAACCTCTCCACGGCCCTGGTCAGCGGAGGCGCCGCGGTGGCGGGTGCCAGCGCGCTGTGGCTCTTCATCATGCCCACCCGGAGTGAGCCCGCGAAGGGAACTCCGAGCGTGGTTTCCGGCACTACCCCTGGCGCCAGCACCTCGATCCATCTCCTCGTTGGCGGAAGCTTCTGATCATGAAGGCTACATATCTCTCCCTGGCCCTGGTGCTGTGCGGCGTGTTGTTCGGCACCACCTCGGGCTGTGCCGTCGACTTCCCGGATGAGCTGCCCTACGCCTGCGAGGATGCCTCGGACTGCGGTGGGGCTCCGCACGTGTGCGTGTCGCTGGCGGACGGACGCAAGTACTGCTGCAAGCCCGAGCCGGAGCAGTGCAACAAGCTGGACGACGACTGTAATGGCGTGGTGGACGATGTGAGCGACGGCCCCTGCCGCTAGGGCTCGGAGTCGACGCGCCCGCGTGGGTGGGTGTGTTCCACGGGCGCCGAGCCATCGGCCTGAGCCCCGGGTGAAATGTCCATGCCGGGCATGTAGGTGTCTGACGGAGGACGCTCGGGGCGCACTATTTCCTCTCCATGAGAAATTGGAGTGCTGATCGGGTTGCCGGATCGCCCAACCGTGGCGATTTTAGCCTCCCATGGGTGGCGAAGACCCTATTGCGCAGACCGTGTTGTCCAGCGTGGCCTCCCCAGGTGACGCGATGCGGAGCGTTCAAGAAGCCCAGGCAGGTGAAGTGCTGGGCAATTACCAGCTCGAGCGGCTCCTGGGCGAAGGCTCCATGGGGCAGGTCTTCCAAGCCCGCCATGTGCGGCTGGGACGGCAGGTGGCGCTCAAGGTGCTCCGCCCTCAGCACGCCCGGGACATCAGCTTCGTCCGGCGCTTCTTCCAGGAGGCCCGCTCCGTCAACCAGATCAACCACGAGCACATCGTGGAGATCTTCGACTTCGTCGAGGACCTGGAGCGCGGCCACGTCTACTGCGTGATGGAGCTGCTGCGAGGCCAGAGCCTCGCGGAGGTCATGAAGGAGCAGCCGCTGACGCTGGAGCGCATCCAGCGCATCGGCGTGCAGGTGTGCGCGGCGCTCGGTGCGGCCCACAGGCTCGGGGTGGTGCACCGGGATGTGAAGCCGGACAACCTCTTCGTCATGAACCGCGGGGGCCAGAAGGACTTCGTGAAGGTGCTGGACTTCGGCGTGGCGAAGATCCTCACCTCCGAGGGCACTGGCAACACCCTCGACGGCACCATCATCGGTACGCCCACGTACATGGCGCCCGAGCAGGCCGCAGGCCTGCCGGTGGATCAGCGCGCCGACATCTACGCGGTGGGCAACCTCCTCTACGAGATGCTGGCAGGGCGGCCGCCGTTCCAGGCCCCTGCGTTCGGCCAGCTCGTGGTGCAGATCATCACCCAGGCGCCACCGCCGCTGCCCGAGCGGCTGGCCTCGGGTGAGCTGATGCCCCGGGCGCTGGCGGAGCTGGTGCTGCGCTGCCTGGCCAAGGAGCCCGAGGCCCGGCCGCAGTCGCTCGAAGAGGTGACGACGGCGCTGCTGACGCTGACGGCGAAGGCGTCCCTTGCTCCCCTCGACGACGAGGAGGAGGACATCCCCACCCAGCGCACGCGGATGCCGGAGCTGTGGTGGCTGCGCCCGCGCCTGCCCCTCCTGGTGGGCAGCATGGCTGTGGCGATGCTGGCCGGCGCGCTCACGTGGAGAGCCCTGGATCGGGTGTTGCACAAGGACGAGGTGCCCGTGGCGGCCCTGGCCTCGGAGGCCCCAGCCCCGGTGGCGCTGGCCCCGGTGACACTCACGGTGCGCACGGTGCCTGCGGGTGCGAAGGTGGTCCGCGCGGACACGGGAGAGGCGCTCGGCGTCACGCCACTGGTGAAGGAGCTGCCGCGCTCGCAGGCCCCGCTGGGGCTGCGCGTGGAGCTGGCGGGCTATGTGTCCCTGGAGCGCGAGGTGCGGTTGGACTCGCCCTCTGTCATCGAAGTTCCCCTGGCCAAGGCGAAGCCGACTCCCTCGGCTCCCACTTCGGTCAAGGCAGCCCCGCGCAAGGAGGTGAAGCGCGATGAGCTCATCGATCCGTTCGCGCAGTGAGCGCTGGTGGTTGGCCACCCTGCTGGCCGCGCTGTGCACGCTGGTGCCGGGGCCCGCGGTGGGTGCCGAGCTCACCAGCGAGGCCAAGGCGCAGGCACGCGTGAAGTTCAGCGAGGGCAACGCCGCCTATGAGCAGAGCAAGTTCCGCGAGGCGCTGAAGTTCTTCGAGGCTGCCTACGAGTTGGCACCGCTGCCGGGCTTCCTCTTCAACGTGGCGCAGTGCCACCGGCAGCTCGGAAATTTCTCCCAGGCGGCCTCCGCCTACCGGCGCTACCTGTCCCTCTCCGAGAAGGAGCCCGCCAACGCGGCGATGGTGAAGGATCTGATCGCGGAGATGGACTCCAAGGCCCGGCAGCAGACCGCGAGCCGCGCCGCGGCCGGCAAGTCCGTGGCCAGCGCGAAGGCCACGCCGAAGGATCGCCCCGAGGCTGCTTCCGCCAAGTCGGCCGAGCTGCGCGATGGAGTGAAGCCCGCCGCGGCAAAGAGGCCGCTGGATATCCGCCCGTCCCGCTCGATGGTGGTGGAGCAGAACACCCTGCCTCCCGCCGCGATGCCCAGCGCTCCGGCTCCGGAGGTCCAGCAGCCGGTGACTCGCAAGTGGTGGCTGTGGGCGGGAGTGGGAGCGGCGACGGCGCTCGTGGCGGGAGGCGTCATCTACGCCGTCACCGCGCCCGAGCCGCGGCCGGCCACTCTGGGGACCATTCCCGGGCGGTAGGCCCGGGCTGCTTGCGAGGAGGGCTCCTCGCGAGGCCCTCCCTGGCTTTGCGGCTACGTGGCTTGCGCGCTCTCGGCCTTGGCGGTGAGGCTGGCGCCGAGCCGGTCGATGCGGGAGTAGAAGCCGGCCGCGTCATAGAAGGTCAGCCGCACGTCTCCCAGCTCGAGCCGCGCACCGGGCACGAGCGGCACGGGGTGGCCGGGCTTCAGCTCCACGCCGTCGAGCTTCACGGGGCTGGACTTGGACACGGCCTCGACCATCCACTGCCCATACGGACCGGTGCGCAGCACCAGGTGCTCGCGCGAGACGGTGGCGTCATTGATGACGAAAGCGTTGTGCGAGGCCCGCCCCAGCGGCAGCACGTTCTCCGTCTCGTTGAGGGCCACCAGCTCGAAGCAGAGCGCATCGCCTGCGGGCAGGCAGTCGCGCAGATCCGACACGGGCAGCTGGGTGGCCGCGATGTTCTGGCGGCCCGTCTCGGGCACATTCCACGCGCCAGCCTCCCAGACGAGCCAGGAGTGAGGATAACGGGCCCGGAACTTCTCTTTCAGCACCAGATGCTGACGGACCAAGAGGGAGAGCAACAGGGATCGCGCCATGGAGGAATGGTAAGCACCGGCCCCCACTTTCTCGCAGGTGCCCAGAAGATCAGGTGTCCACGAATGTTCGAAAAGCGGCCAGCGGATGCCTGGCTTGCTGAACCTTCGGGTAGGTCAGCGTGGGGAACCGCACAAAGCTATAGCTTGCGAGCAATGGCATGGGCAAGGCGCTCGGGGGCCGAGGGATCCAAGCTGAGGAAGAGACTGGGCTCGGTGGCCTCGAGCTCTTGGAGGCGGGTGCAGCCCTCGTTGTCGGTGGCTACATCCACGCGGGCGTAGAGCAGGGGCTGGCCCACGGCGGCAAGCACGTCCTCGGCCAGCCGCAGCTCTTCGGGGATGGGCTCGAAGAGGTGGGGCTGCGGGAAGCCCCGGGGCGACTCCTTGAGTCCCGGTGGCCGGCGCACGGCATGGCTGAAGGCGCCGTCGAAGAAGAGGTAGGCGCGCTCGCCCTCGGTCTCGAAGCGGGTGAGGTAGGGCTGCACCATCACCTCGCCTTCGGCGGCCAGCTGGTCCAGCATGGGCTGGGCGGCCTCGAGCTCGGAGCGGTGGAAGCGGTAGGTCTTCAGCGCCCCAGCGGAGACCGTGGGCTTGAGCACCACGGTGTCCCAGCCTCGCTCGCGCATCACGGAGTCGAGTGACACGGTGCCCCGGTGCGGAACCCAGACAGTGGGAGTGAAGGGGATGCCCTTCGCCTCCAGCTCGCGCAGGTAGGCCTTGTGCGTGTTCCAGCGGAGGATGTCCGGCGGGTTGTGGAGGCGGGTGAGCTTGCCCGCCTTGGAGGCCCAGGCGACGAAAGCGTCCCGGCGCAGGTGGCTGTCCCAGGTGGTGCGAATCACCGCGACCTGAGGGGTGCGCCAGTCCATGGCGGGGTCGTCCCAGATGCACGGGCGCGCGTCGAGCCCCAGCGCGGTGAGGGCAGAGAGGAGGGGCGCATCGTAGGCGTCGAGCTGCGGCAGACCGGAGTAGGTGACGATGGCGACGTCCAAGAGATGGGTCTCCAAGGCTCGGCGAGGGAAGGGCGCCTCTTCATCATCCGGCCGAGGGAGCTGTCCACCCACGGGGGGTGCGAGTGGGAGGGCTCAACTCACGGGTTCGCCAGAGGTGAGCGCGGCGCCTCGGGCCTCGCAGTCCTCCCACATGCGCAGGAAGGCCTCGGCCGAGGAGAAGAGCGGGTCCAGCTGCGCGTCCGTCATGCCCACGTGGAGGAGATCCTTGAGGAAGTCCGGCAGCAGGCCGATGTGCGCGAGCCCATCCGTGTTGAAGTCGAAGGTGCGGGTGCCAGCGCGAGACTGTGTGAAGGGCACCTCCGTGCGGTACATGGTGCCCGAGTAGGGCAGGGGCGGGTGGTTGCGCTGGAGCTGCTGCTGCACGGGCCGCCGCTTGATGCGCTTCTTGTCGCCCTCGAGCCCGAAGGCGGCATGGGGGCCGTAGCGCGGGCCGGGCTGCTGGTTGAGGCCGTTGAAGTCGGTGCCCACGGCCACGCCGCCGGAGCCCACCTCGCGCAGCACGGAGAGGGCGTACTGGTAGGACTGGGCCCACGTCTTGGACGAGCGCGCGCAGTCATTGGCCACGGTGCTGCCGGGGAAGTCCTTGAGCTCGTGCTGGTTGGTGATGGGGGCCAGCAGTCCGCCGAGCGCGAGGATGCGGCGCACCTGCTCGCGCGTCTTCATGTATTCGTTGGCGCGCTTGTGCTTGAGGCTGGTCTCCTCGGAGTCCAGGGCCTGCTCGCGGAAGGCGCAGTGCGAGGCGACCACGGGGTAGCGGGACTGCTCGGCGAGCGAGAGCGCGTCATTGGTGCAGCGCTCGGACATGTGCTCCACGTCGAGGATGAAGCCGTGGTTCATGGCCGCGCGCAGGAAGGCCTTGCCGGTGGCGGAGAGTCCGAACTGGTTGACGTGGCCCTTGCCCGGCGCGTTGAGCGCGTAGCCCTGGGGGTAGTGAGCGCGCTGGGACACCTCATAGAAGATGATGGAGGCCTTGGTCTGCGTGTCCAGGTCTTGCCCCAGCCGGAAGCTGACGGTGGAGTTGCCCTCCACGCGGTGGAACTCGCCGCGCAGGAAGTGGTTCAGCAGGTTGAACTTGTCGTCGTAGACGGCGGCGCCGCCGAAGCTGTTGTTGGCCAGGTGCAGCGGGGTGATCATCCGGAAGCCCTGGTCGCGGAGCCACTGGAGGATGCGGGGCAGTTGGGCGGCGTCGAGGGGCTTCTTGTTGAGCGCTGCGCGGTCGCCGAGGATGCTGTCGAGCGAGTCCACCTCCACGCCCGCGACGACGGCGAGCTTGCCGGCCTGGATGAGCTGGCGGGCCTGGGA comes from Hyalangium minutum and encodes:
- a CDS encoding HAD family hydrolase; translated protein: MTPPRAIILDLGNVLVFHDNARLFLRLGQRVGLSGPEVAQRLTGAGWTAANRGLLDAEGIRRDVCTSLGVEVPMEEFFPLWNCHFTVHASVLPRVEGLVGRVKLALLSNTNKLHMAYLRPQLPLLERFDAVLLSCEEGHVKPEPTFYQLALERLGCAPHEAAFFDDLPEFVEAANALGIRGHVFTDAPAFDAQLKALGL
- a CDS encoding methyl-accepting chemotaxis protein, whose translation is MKLPHLGTLKLRGHLTLYCSLVAAVPLLAFAWIESTEFHRWMKQQVQDSLEREAAGLKDLIEATLVEREADVRTWTEDHALREAMERNDSARSDLELASFLRRSPTFRGLVLFNVEGQAIASSPPELRAAFEGRELKVLATPWFRSAQEEQVTSEGFTAAEDAAFHGRVLPLALPVYGVTEPRKLGVLLAAYDWERLGKVVEPALARARRRAQSSFALEVRRPDGTLLFNSKAGAARQGVRLVTVEVTNGTELRDVGDGWRFVASVDPSEAYRMLTRADVLGIGLAAVFAAVAAGGSFLLARRITRPLRALSEMVARIVQQGDLTVPLPSSHRRDEVGDLANAFAKMVEHLRGTTAGLQHGMRVLKDTVSELQQANRQQERNIARQAAALQQTQVTAQEIRQSSLVAAEKADMVLNVAERAEEVGRLGEAALAGGLGGFEELRVQVEQMALRIAQLSERSQQIGGITQTVKELADQSNMLALNAAIEAVRSGEHGKGFSVVAREIRSLADQSIQATERVRDILGDISQAMLSAAKMTELGYMRMEEGLEQVRASGSNLRELTTITQDNSAAVRQIAASVSQQNAGIAQIFGAVTDLSAMMNETVLSLQATTKATHALQEVSEQMQQVARSYRIS
- a CDS encoding host attachment protein: MADKLWILVGNASRMRLFSADERGDDWQLREEFRHDESRAHNGDLKEQRDNPNGGTLHGPNEETEPDARQELEHERFARELAGRLERGVDSHTFERLIIAAPPTFLGRLRKALSKRVLQRLVLDLDADYSNVPARELPNRVPVI
- a CDS encoding M20/M25/M40 family metallo-hydrolase — encoded protein: MSELSEAAAAWLSGRLGEMEEALAALVEVNSFTENPEGGRKVGALLRDVLALPGLFAEVVFSRRYADHLVFRSRGKEGVAPIALVGHLDTVFPPGKFEGYRKDGALRRGPGVLDMKGGLVVIAWALKALAASGGLDAIPPLRVVVVSDEEVGSPEGANVIRNAIGGAQACLVFESGRMGDAIITRRKGTGAVKAIAHGRAAHAGNAHQEGANALWALARFIDGVQQLTDYPRGLTVNVGRVVGGQGKNTVPDQAEADVDLRFCTRKEGEELLQRFHEAGAQAAAGIPGTRIELTGGVSREPLERSEASAALMGAYGACAHVSGLGTAEAPLIGGGSDASTSSGMGIPSIDGLGPRGKGFHTVEEYIEVDTLIPKAQALARFLASRGA
- a CDS encoding serine/threonine-protein kinase; the protein is MGGEDPIAQTVLSSVASPGDAMRSVQEAQAGEVLGNYQLERLLGEGSMGQVFQARHVRLGRQVALKVLRPQHARDISFVRRFFQEARSVNQINHEHIVEIFDFVEDLERGHVYCVMELLRGQSLAEVMKEQPLTLERIQRIGVQVCAALGAAHRLGVVHRDVKPDNLFVMNRGGQKDFVKVLDFGVAKILTSEGTGNTLDGTIIGTPTYMAPEQAAGLPVDQRADIYAVGNLLYEMLAGRPPFQAPAFGQLVVQIITQAPPPLPERLASGELMPRALAELVLRCLAKEPEARPQSLEEVTTALLTLTAKASLAPLDDEEEDIPTQRTRMPELWWLRPRLPLLVGSMAVAMLAGALTWRALDRVLHKDEVPVAALASEAPAPVALAPVTLTVRTVPAGAKVVRADTGEALGVTPLVKELPRSQAPLGLRVELAGYVSLEREVRLDSPSVIEVPLAKAKPTPSAPTSVKAAPRKEVKRDELIDPFAQ
- a CDS encoding tetratricopeptide repeat protein, with the translated sequence MSSSIRSRSERWWLATLLAALCTLVPGPAVGAELTSEAKAQARVKFSEGNAAYEQSKFREALKFFEAAYELAPLPGFLFNVAQCHRQLGNFSQAASAYRRYLSLSEKEPANAAMVKDLIAEMDSKARQQTASRAAAGKSVASAKATPKDRPEAASAKSAELRDGVKPAAAKRPLDIRPSRSMVVEQNTLPPAAMPSAPAPEVQQPVTRKWWLWAGVGAATALVAGGVIYAVTAPEPRPATLGTIPGR
- a CDS encoding FHA domain-containing protein; amino-acid sequence: MARSLLLSLLVRQHLVLKEKFRARYPHSWLVWEAGAWNVPETGRQNIAATQLPVSDLRDCLPAGDALCFELVALNETENVLPLGRASHNAFVINDATVSREHLVLRTGPYGQWMVEAVSKSSPVKLDGVELKPGHPVPLVPGARLELGDVRLTFYDAAGFYSRIDRLGASLTAKAESAQAT
- a CDS encoding ATP-grasp domain-containing protein; translated protein: MDVAIVTYSGLPQLDAYDAPLLSALTALGLDARPCIWDDPAMDWRTPQVAVIRTTWDSHLRRDAFVAWASKAGKLTRLHNPPDILRWNTHKAYLRELEAKGIPFTPTVWVPHRGTVSLDSVMRERGWDTVVLKPTVSAGALKTYRFHRSELEAAQPMLDQLAAEGEVMVQPYLTRFETEGERAYLFFDGAFSHAVRRPPGLKESPRGFPQPHLFEPIPEELRLAEDVLAAVGQPLLYARVDVATDNEGCTRLQELEATEPSLFLSLDPSAPERLAHAIARKL
- a CDS encoding membrane dipeptidase; translated protein: MPSPVFGFADLHCHTTAHLGFGGHLFAGFPDGKIEQALARCDIHLHGPLGLGQFGKKGSLITAFIEGGLGHGPCGHDSYADWPKFTTMVHQQIFVDWLKRAHEGGLRLLCSVAVNNELLADQTKHPEKDETSIEKQMRELRRFTELHSDWMGLALSASQARQLIQAGKLAVVAGVEVDSLDSILGDRAALNKKPLDAAQLPRILQWLRDQGFRMITPLHLANNSFGGAAVYDDKFNLLNHFLRGEFHRVEGNSTVSFRLGQDLDTQTKASIIFYEVSQRAHYPQGYALNAPGKGHVNQFGLSATGKAFLRAAMNHGFILDVEHMSERCTNDALSLAEQSRYPVVASHCAFREQALDSEETSLKHKRANEYMKTREQVRRILALGGLLAPITNQHELKDFPGSTVANDCARSSKTWAQSYQYALSVLREVGSGGVAVGTDFNGLNQQPGPRYGPHAAFGLEGDKKRIKRRPVQQQLQRNHPPLPYSGTMYRTEVPFTQSRAGTRTFDFNTDGLAHIGLLPDFLKDLLHVGMTDAQLDPLFSSAEAFLRMWEDCEARGAALTSGEPVS